The Congregibacter litoralis KT71 genome contains a region encoding:
- a CDS encoding nuclear transport factor 2 family protein: MTQQLRSWSVVIASALFSTPIALAQGLGSPQAMDAETFLAMDREVIEAFLAGDADTYAAAMSDDFFLFQKGFRATRDYAVAMVSEIDCDVREPLRLTAPHLLAVGNDAYVLSYRMDIGATCASGNVAITLPTPVRASTLWVKKGNDWEIAYHGENAIETPKPTPENLPDTRSDVSEAVAAQNVTNSDDGSGDGFDDGFDVNKFPPEGSLLGTLMARESAVWETWRAHDADALVKLTADDIAFVNIYGDFFPDKKTTIDNWTGPFCNVDRISLGQATATQFLPAVAVLTLTGIVSGSCGDQAFDDLPVYATTVYTLKAGEWRWAFGFNAP; the protein is encoded by the coding sequence ATGACACAGCAGCTTCGATCATGGTCCGTTGTCATTGCGTCCGCGCTCTTTTCGACGCCTATAGCCTTGGCTCAGGGCCTGGGCTCCCCGCAGGCCATGGATGCAGAAACCTTTCTCGCCATGGACCGCGAAGTCATCGAGGCATTCCTGGCAGGCGATGCTGACACTTATGCAGCGGCCATGAGTGATGACTTTTTTCTGTTCCAAAAGGGGTTTCGCGCCACGCGGGATTACGCGGTGGCGATGGTCAGCGAAATAGACTGCGATGTTCGTGAGCCCCTGCGTTTGACGGCGCCGCACCTGTTAGCTGTGGGCAACGATGCCTATGTGCTCAGTTATCGCATGGACATAGGTGCTACCTGTGCCAGTGGCAACGTCGCGATCACCCTACCCACACCGGTTCGAGCATCGACACTCTGGGTCAAAAAGGGGAACGACTGGGAGATTGCCTACCACGGGGAAAACGCCATTGAGACACCCAAGCCCACTCCGGAAAATCTACCCGATACCAGGAGTGATGTATCCGAGGCGGTCGCGGCGCAAAACGTCACGAACTCTGATGATGGTTCTGGTGACGGCTTTGATGATGGCTTTGATGTAAACAAGTTCCCCCCCGAGGGCTCACTGCTTGGCACCTTAATGGCGCGGGAGTCGGCGGTTTGGGAGACCTGGCGAGCCCACGACGCCGACGCCCTCGTCAAACTGACCGCCGATGACATCGCTTTTGTAAACATCTATGGCGATTTTTTTCCGGATAAGAAGACAACTATCGACAACTGGACGGGGCCTTTTTGTAATGTGGATAGAATTTCTCTAGGCCAGGCTACCGCAACGCAGTTTCTACCCGCCGTGGCCGTGTTAACGCTGACGGGTATCGTGAGTGGCAGCTGCGGCGATCAGGCCTTCGACGATCTACCGGTATATGCGACGACGGTTTACACACTTAAGGCTGGCGAGTGGAGGTGGGCCTTTGGCTTTAACGCGCCCTGA
- a CDS encoding glutathione S-transferase family protein: MSDTMILHHYENSPYAEKIRLMFGYTQSHWCSLLSPAWPPRPNVDPLSGGYRRIPIAQRGADIFCDSSLIAAEIAVASNTPGLNPYNASGAPRELMQQAESEGFFAAITSIPAPKLLGTMLRNFGPLGTYRFIKDRSGLLSGGTSKPKAAADARQVMESLFSDTDDLLANQAWISGDTPGAADFAVYHPLWLHLSCKGQLPSSAENLRRWYDSVGEFGHGKRQEISKEEAFDRAKSSKPRPLPDSEDLEGFAVGQAIEVSPSDYGLVPVVGTLAAMTPERIILARETDAFGTLHVHFPRLGYSVKARA; this comes from the coding sequence ATGAGCGACACAATGATTCTCCACCACTATGAAAACTCTCCCTACGCCGAAAAGATTCGCCTGATGTTCGGCTATACCCAGAGCCATTGGTGCTCCCTGCTGTCTCCGGCCTGGCCGCCGCGACCTAATGTCGATCCCCTGTCCGGCGGCTACCGTCGGATTCCCATCGCGCAGCGGGGCGCCGATATCTTCTGCGACTCCTCACTGATCGCGGCAGAAATCGCGGTGGCCAGCAACACACCCGGCCTCAACCCCTACAATGCCAGCGGCGCGCCTCGGGAGCTGATGCAGCAGGCCGAGAGTGAAGGCTTCTTCGCCGCCATCACATCGATACCGGCACCGAAATTACTGGGAACCATGCTCCGGAATTTCGGACCCCTGGGCACCTATCGATTTATCAAAGATCGCAGCGGACTGTTGTCCGGCGGAACCAGCAAACCCAAAGCCGCCGCGGATGCACGTCAGGTCATGGAAAGTCTGTTTTCAGACACGGACGACCTTCTCGCGAACCAGGCCTGGATCAGTGGTGACACTCCGGGGGCTGCCGATTTTGCCGTGTATCACCCCTTGTGGTTACACCTGAGTTGCAAGGGTCAGCTACCTTCGTCGGCCGAGAACCTCAGGCGCTGGTATGACAGCGTGGGTGAATTTGGCCACGGAAAGCGACAAGAGATCTCGAAGGAGGAGGCCTTTGATCGCGCAAAGTCCTCAAAGCCCCGCCCCCTCCCCGACAGCGAGGATCTGGAGGGCTTCGCTGTCGGTCAGGCCATCGAAGTTTCCCCCTCCGACTATGGTCTTGTGCCCGTTGTCGGGACGCTCGCGGCAATGACACCCGAACGCATTATCCTCGCTCGGGAAACAGACGCCTTCGGCACTCTCCATGTGCACTTTCCCAGGCTGGGGTACTCTGTAAAAGCCAGGGCTTGA